In Chromobacterium rhizoryzae, one genomic interval encodes:
- a CDS encoding GNAT family N-acetyltransferase: MSIHIRPAQAQDAALILRLIKELAVYERAGDQVAATEDSIVSSLFGADSPARALICEVDGEPAGYAVYFFSYSTWQAKQGLYLEDLYISPRQRGGGAGKLMLRRLAQLAVEHGCGRFEWSVLDWNQPAIDFYLSIGAKPQAEWVRYRMDGAALADFAAG; encoded by the coding sequence ATGTCCATCCATATCCGCCCCGCCCAAGCCCAAGACGCCGCGCTGATCCTGCGCCTCATCAAGGAACTGGCCGTCTACGAACGCGCCGGCGATCAAGTGGCCGCCACCGAGGACAGCATCGTCTCCAGCCTGTTTGGCGCGGACAGCCCGGCGCGGGCGCTGATTTGCGAGGTGGACGGCGAACCGGCCGGCTACGCCGTCTACTTCTTCAGCTATTCCACCTGGCAAGCCAAGCAGGGCCTGTATCTGGAAGACCTGTATATTTCGCCGCGGCAACGCGGCGGCGGCGCCGGCAAGCTGATGCTGCGCCGCCTGGCCCAGCTGGCGGTGGAACACGGCTGCGGCCGCTTCGAATGGAGCGTGCTGGACTGGAACCAGCCGGCCATAGACTTTTACCTGTCCATCGGCGCCAAGCCGCAGGCGGAATGGGTGCGTTACCGGATGGACGGCGCCGCGCTCGCCGACTTCGCCGCCGGCTGA